Proteins encoded by one window of Negativicutes bacterium:
- the thiE gene encoding thiamine phosphate synthase: protein MNVAKDALLLYAVTDRTWLTDQTLAQAVEASLQGGVTFLQLREKNLDFPSFLREACCLKTLAAAYHVPFVINDSLEIALACGADGVHLGQSDQSVRQARALLGDRKIIGASVQTVAQAKQAQAEGADYLGAGAVFPTASKQDATALTLGRLQAICQAVRLPVVAIGGIRQQNILQLAGSGIAGAAMISAIYAEPDIRAAAAQMKMLCQQLTAKGK from the coding sequence ATGAACGTCGCTAAAGATGCTTTGCTGCTCTATGCCGTGACCGATCGCACCTGGCTGACGGACCAAACGCTGGCTCAGGCGGTGGAAGCATCGCTGCAGGGAGGGGTTACCTTTCTGCAGCTGCGGGAAAAAAATCTGGATTTTCCCAGCTTCTTACGGGAAGCATGCTGCCTGAAAACACTCGCAGCCGCTTATCATGTGCCTTTTGTGATCAACGATTCGCTTGAGATCGCGCTTGCCTGCGGTGCGGACGGCGTGCATCTCGGGCAAAGCGACCAAAGTGTCCGGCAAGCCCGCGCTCTCTTGGGAGATCGGAAAATCATCGGAGCTTCCGTGCAGACGGTTGCTCAAGCCAAACAAGCACAAGCAGAGGGAGCGGATTATCTGGGTGCCGGCGCCGTATTTCCGACCGCCTCCAAGCAAGATGCCACTGCGCTGACGCTCGGGCGGTTGCAAGCCATCTGCCAGGCGGTTCGCCTGCCGGTGGTTGCCATCGGGGGTATCCGGCAGCAGAATATTCTGCAGCTTGCCGGCAGCGGCATCGCAGGCGCCGCGATGATCTCAGCCATCTATGCCGAACCGGACATTCGAGCGGCAGCAGCGCAAATGAAAATGCTTTGCCAGCAACTGACGGCGAAAGGAAAATAA
- the thiD gene encoding bifunctional hydroxymethylpyrimidine kinase/phosphomethylpyrimidine kinase translates to MKKVLTIAGSDCSGGAGIQADIKTITAHKMYAMSVITALTAQNTTGVYGIMEATPQFVAQQLACVFEDIRPDAVKIGMVSNSQIIRVIAGALKEYRAENIVLDPVMVSTSGSQLISENALQTLIEELLPLAAVITPNIPEAGILCGFPIHNQEEMQRAAAVIAQLLDGAVLIKGGHLVSEATDLLYVNGSSTWFPAKRINNPNTHGTGCTLSSAIACNLAAGRTLADSITAAKKYLSGALQAGLNLGRGSGPLDHTYRINDWAF, encoded by the coding sequence ATGAAAAAAGTACTGACCATAGCCGGTTCCGATTGCAGCGGCGGGGCGGGGATTCAGGCAGATATTAAGACCATTACGGCGCACAAAATGTATGCGATGAGCGTAATCACCGCTCTGACAGCACAAAATACCACCGGCGTCTATGGAATTATGGAAGCAACTCCCCAGTTCGTTGCGCAGCAGCTCGCTTGTGTCTTCGAGGATATCCGTCCCGATGCGGTAAAAATCGGGATGGTGTCCAACAGCCAAATTATCCGGGTAATCGCCGGAGCGCTGAAAGAATACCGGGCGGAAAATATCGTGCTCGACCCGGTGATGGTTTCCACCAGCGGCAGCCAGTTAATTTCCGAGAACGCCCTGCAAACCCTGATCGAAGAATTGCTGCCTTTGGCAGCGGTGATCACACCAAACATTCCGGAGGCCGGCATTCTTTGCGGTTTCCCCATCCACAATCAGGAAGAGATGCAGCGCGCGGCAGCCGTCATCGCCCAACTGCTGGACGGCGCCGTACTGATAAAGGGAGGTCACCTGGTCAGTGAGGCCACCGATTTGCTCTATGTCAACGGCAGTTCAACCTGGTTTCCTGCCAAACGCATCAACAACCCCAATACGCATGGTACCGGCTGCACTCTATCCTCTGCGATTGCCTGTAACTTAGCAGCTGGCAGGACGCTGGCGGACAGTATCACCGCCGCCAAAAAATACCTTTCCGGCGCACTGCAGGCCGGCTTGAATCTTGGTCGGGGCAGCGGGCCCTTGGATCATACCTATCGGATCAACGACTGGGCCTTTTAA
- a CDS encoding formate/nitrite transporter family protein: MKKMNVLINAILAGFSISLGGTVFLRLKDTFPGSNVVGALLFTVGLFLVLTRGYSLYTGKVCYIFENKPGYLLDVLIIWVGNLLGCMLVAGLENLTSLSGATAGINVTAAAMVAGKLNSSLLSLFILGAFCNVFIFIGVNGYAKNPHELGKYLAVFLGVSIFIICGTEHSVADMYYMAVSKTLYTQPAEAFLRLFVITLGNLVGGVFLPLMEKLREKLAEEKKIAA, translated from the coding sequence ATGAAAAAAATGAACGTGCTGATTAATGCCATACTGGCCGGTTTTTCTATCAGTTTGGGAGGGACCGTTTTCCTGAGATTAAAGGATACCTTCCCCGGCAGCAATGTAGTTGGCGCACTGCTTTTTACCGTTGGCCTTTTTCTTGTTTTAACCAGAGGTTACAGCCTTTATACGGGCAAAGTCTGCTACATTTTTGAGAATAAACCCGGCTATTTATTGGATGTGCTGATCATCTGGGTCGGCAACCTGCTTGGCTGCATGTTGGTGGCGGGATTAGAAAATCTGACCAGTTTAAGCGGAGCCACGGCCGGTATTAACGTAACCGCAGCGGCTATGGTAGCCGGGAAGCTCAATTCTTCCCTGTTAAGCCTCTTTATCTTAGGCGCCTTCTGTAATGTTTTCATTTTCATCGGCGTCAATGGTTACGCCAAGAATCCGCATGAACTGGGCAAATACCTGGCGGTGTTTTTAGGTGTTTCCATCTTTATTATCTGCGGTACCGAGCACAGCGTAGCCGATATGTATTATATGGCTGTTTCAAAAACCCTCTACACGCAACCGGCCGAAGCTTTTTTACGTCTCTTTGTGATTACGCTCGGCAATCTGGTCGGCGGTGTCTTTCTGCCGTTAATGGAAAAGCTGAGAGAAAAATTGGCGGAAGAGAAAAAAATAGCTGCTTGA
- a CDS encoding DMT family transporter, which translates to MNAKLNLILSMTAFGTIGLFVRNIPLTSAEIAFFRALIAAICLLLYKFISKTPLRFSEIKHDLPLLFLSGAAMGFNWVFLFEAYQYTSISLATMSYYFAPVIVTLVSPLLFHEKLTRAQLFCFMMSTLGLLLVIGNGGFSGGSQNLKGILFGLGAALLYATVILLNKSIRRVSGIDRTLLQFLAVIFVLFPYLQLSGGIHTAALTTFGLINLLLVGILHTGITYCLYLSSLKDLQGQEAALLSYIDPLVAVLISVLFLQENSTWQQILGGLMILGFTLLNEVTSKKKPAKAVSNADD; encoded by the coding sequence ATGAATGCAAAACTGAATCTGATTCTGTCGATGACGGCATTTGGCACCATCGGACTCTTTGTCAGAAATATTCCGCTGACTTCAGCCGAGATCGCCTTTTTTCGAGCGCTGATCGCAGCGATCTGCCTGCTCCTTTACAAATTCATCAGCAAAACTCCCTTACGCTTCTCAGAAATAAAACATGATTTACCGCTGCTCTTCTTGTCCGGAGCAGCCATGGGCTTCAACTGGGTTTTCTTGTTTGAAGCGTATCAATATACCAGTATTTCACTAGCCACAATGAGTTATTATTTTGCGCCGGTGATCGTGACCCTTGTCAGCCCTCTTTTATTTCATGAAAAGCTGACGCGCGCTCAGCTTTTTTGCTTTATGATGTCCACCCTCGGTTTGCTGCTGGTGATCGGCAACGGCGGTTTTTCCGGCGGCAGTCAAAACCTGAAAGGAATTCTGTTTGGGCTTGGCGCGGCGCTGCTCTATGCCACCGTCATTCTGCTCAATAAAAGCATCCGCCGGGTGAGCGGTATCGACCGCACGCTGCTGCAGTTTCTGGCGGTGATTTTCGTCTTGTTCCCATATTTGCAGCTAAGCGGCGGCATTCATACCGCAGCGCTGACCACCTTCGGCCTGATCAACCTCCTGTTGGTGGGTATTCTGCATACCGGTATCACATATTGCCTCTATTTGTCTTCCCTGAAAGACTTACAGGGACAGGAAGCGGCATTGCTCAGCTACATCGACCCTTTGGTTGCGGTGCTGATTTCCGTCCTGTTTTTACAGGAAAACAGTACCTGGCAGCAAATCCTCGGCGGTCTGATGATTTTAGGTTTTACGCTGCTCAATGAAGTAACAAGCAAAAAAAAGCCCGCCAAGGCAGTAAGCAATGCGGACGACTGA
- a CDS encoding FMN-binding glutamate synthase family protein has protein sequence MSYSAKLSSAFNDTSNRSVHLSPQSGMCSLCTEECNGTCEIALAAVLGMQAVYPTNTGANQIASEKDYPIDFSHFNINGHVFGALGAKPTFEEANIYHVKMEREFGSFHPVKLAMPIILPALIKLNWPDYFGGAAMAGVCCTIGEDARSKDPQLQVKDGKVSHFPALKQMLDAFRQYDRGYGQIILQCNTEDDRLGVPEYAIQVEGAEAIEFKFGQSAKGTQPVIRLKNYEEALKKQTAGVLVYPDPGTPAMAEAARAGVCPNFYSYSRLPLWDEAYLVARIAELRAMGAKNIYFKMAGYDPQDLKQVLLIGSKAKVDLITFDGAGGGSGYSPNKMMNEWGTPTVVMEEEICSIVESLKNEVDWLPAIAITGGFASEDQVFKSLALGNGMVTAIGICRASMAAAMMGKKIGAQIKEGKVPNQFRKYGSTIEEIYGDLADLRAIYGKKADDFSPGAIGVFSYLNKIAFGVKHFAALNRKFDLAYLNRQDLIPLTRDARDLLNGKWLQ, from the coding sequence ATGAGTTATTCAGCAAAATTATCGTCAGCCTTTAACGACACCAGCAATCGCAGCGTTCATCTCTCACCCCAATCCGGCATGTGTTCTTTATGCACAGAAGAATGCAACGGCACCTGCGAGATTGCCCTGGCTGCCGTTTTGGGCATGCAAGCCGTTTACCCTACCAATACCGGCGCCAATCAAATCGCCTCGGAAAAAGACTATCCCATTGATTTTTCTCACTTCAATATCAACGGGCATGTCTTTGGCGCACTGGGCGCCAAGCCAACTTTTGAAGAAGCGAATATCTACCATGTAAAAATGGAGCGTGAATTCGGCAGCTTTCATCCGGTGAAATTAGCCATGCCAATTATTCTGCCGGCTCTGATCAAATTGAATTGGCCTGATTATTTTGGCGGCGCCGCCATGGCGGGCGTTTGTTGTACCATCGGTGAAGACGCCAGGAGTAAAGATCCGCAGCTGCAGGTCAAAGACGGCAAGGTCAGCCATTTTCCCGCATTAAAGCAAATGCTGGATGCCTTCCGTCAGTATGACCGTGGTTATGGTCAGATCATTCTGCAGTGCAACACCGAAGATGACCGGCTGGGTGTGCCGGAATATGCCATCCAAGTCGAAGGCGCCGAAGCCATCGAGTTCAAATTCGGTCAAAGTGCAAAAGGCACGCAGCCGGTAATCCGTTTGAAAAACTACGAGGAAGCGCTGAAAAAACAAACCGCAGGAGTTTTGGTCTATCCGGATCCCGGCACGCCTGCCATGGCAGAAGCGGCTCGGGCAGGCGTCTGTCCGAATTTTTATTCCTATTCTCGCCTGCCGCTCTGGGATGAAGCATATCTGGTAGCGCGGATTGCCGAATTAAGAGCCATGGGTGCCAAAAATATCTACTTTAAAATGGCAGGTTACGATCCGCAGGATCTCAAACAGGTCTTGTTGATCGGCAGCAAAGCCAAAGTCGATCTGATCACCTTTGACGGCGCAGGCGGCGGCAGCGGCTACAGCCCCAATAAAATGATGAATGAATGGGGTACTCCCACGGTTGTGATGGAAGAGGAAATCTGTTCCATCGTGGAGAGTTTGAAAAACGAAGTGGATTGGCTGCCTGCCATTGCGATTACGGGCGGTTTTGCTTCCGAAGATCAGGTGTTTAAGTCGCTGGCTTTGGGCAATGGCATGGTTACCGCCATTGGCATCTGCCGCGCCTCGATGGCCGCAGCCATGATGGGTAAAAAAATCGGCGCGCAGATCAAAGAAGGCAAAGTCCCCAATCAGTTCAGAAAATACGGCAGTACGATTGAAGAAATTTACGGTGATTTAGCTGATCTGCGGGCAATTTACGGTAAAAAGGCCGATGATTTTTCTCCGGGTGCGATCGGTGTCTTTTCATACCTGAATAAAATCGCCTTTGGTGTAAAACATTTTGCCGCCTTAAATCGTAAATTCGATCTCGCCTATCTGAACAGGCAGGATTTGATTCCGCTGACACGCGATGCCAGGGATTTACTGAACGGCAAATGGCTGCAATAG
- a CDS encoding NifB/NifX family molybdenum-iron cluster-binding protein, which translates to MKLAIPVNDCSMEANICILFGRAPYFLIYDTKTKESRFLDNSSAAVQEGAGRKAAQRIVDEKVDALLTPRCGKSAAELIQSADIRIYEIDGTSLQANLSAFTEGKLTLLADIHDGLYQQRKQLA; encoded by the coding sequence ATGAAACTAGCAATACCAGTGAATGATTGCAGCATGGAAGCCAATATCTGTATTCTCTTTGGACGCGCACCTTATTTTTTGATTTATGATACCAAAACCAAAGAAAGTCGCTTCTTGGATAACAGCAGCGCAGCCGTGCAGGAGGGAGCCGGCAGGAAAGCGGCTCAGAGGATCGTAGATGAAAAAGTAGATGCCTTGCTGACCCCGCGCTGCGGAAAAAGCGCCGCGGAATTGATACAATCTGCCGATATCCGGATCTATGAGATAGACGGTACGTCGTTACAGGCTAACCTCAGTGCTTTTACAGAAGGCAAGCTTACTTTACTGGCTGACATTCATGACGGGCTCTATCAACAGCGGAAGCAGTTAGCCTGA
- a CDS encoding DUF134 domain-containing protein yields the protein MPRPLKWRKVCCLPDSNKYGPLDVRSDAVNQMIMTVDEYETIRLIDLEGFTQEACAAQMNVARTTVQGIYTEARRKLAESLVNGKVLLIEGGEYRLCDGLGEACFSGSCRRNRCGRNFIKIEE from the coding sequence ATGCCAAGACCATTAAAATGGAGAAAAGTCTGCTGCCTGCCGGACAGCAATAAATACGGACCGCTGGACGTCCGTTCTGATGCGGTAAATCAGATGATTATGACCGTGGATGAATATGAAACGATCCGCTTGATCGATTTAGAAGGTTTCACACAGGAAGCCTGTGCCGCGCAAATGAATGTTGCCCGCACAACGGTGCAGGGCATTTATACAGAAGCGAGGAGAAAGCTGGCCGAGTCTTTGGTCAACGGCAAAGTTCTGCTGATTGAAGGCGGCGAATATCGACTTTGCGATGGCTTGGGTGAAGCTTGTTTCTCCGGCAGCTGCCGGAGAAACCGCTGCGGCCGGAATTTCATTAAAATTGAAGAATAA